In Saccharothrix violaceirubra, the following are encoded in one genomic region:
- a CDS encoding DUF397 domain-containing protein, with product MAGPSASWRKSSYSTPDGSCVEVARSGCVGLRDSKNPAGDQLTVSPVAFAALLKRVAR from the coding sequence ATGGCAGGCCCATCGGCGAGCTGGCGCAAGTCGTCGTACTCGACGCCGGACGGTTCCTGCGTCGAAGTGGCCCGTTCAGGTTGCGTCGGGCTGCGTGACTCCAAGAACCCCGCCGGTGATCAACTCACAGTGTCCCCGGTCGCGTTCGCCGCGCTCCTCAAGCGCGTCGCCCGCTGA
- a CDS encoding DUF397 domain-containing protein — translation MEALAAQATWRKSSRSSSNGSCVEVARSNSVVGLRDSKNPAGGHFTVSATAFNALLDGIRR, via the coding sequence GTGGAAGCCCTGGCAGCGCAGGCGACGTGGCGAAAGTCCTCCCGCTCGTCGTCGAACGGCTCCTGCGTGGAGGTCGCCCGGTCGAACAGCGTCGTCGGGCTGCGTGACTCCAAGAACCCGGCCGGCGGGCACTTCACCGTCTCCGCGACCGCGTTCAACGCGCTTCTCGACGGCATCCGCCGCTGA
- a CDS encoding helix-turn-helix domain-containing protein: MDELDGVSATLATRRLGLTLRALRGRITTLRVADVAKAAGLSQPTWSQVETGVAIPSSEHLAAAAKILEATDEEVATLLALRERAKRREWWHEYNDITSPNLSKLIGYETSAIDTKMCAGGWVPGLLQTPDWARAAINVAGAKTRPEDVERAVELRMRRQAVLDNPRARLHAICGEESIRYRAGGWDVQTTQLRHLLEVGEAENITVQILPFTAGLHIGHSQPYSIFEFGEFDPPIVHQEDLVEVTLTDNPAEVRRCKYAFGVLEGLALSVENSRKLIESILKE; the protein is encoded by the coding sequence GTGGACGAGTTGGACGGCGTGAGCGCCACACTGGCGACACGGCGACTCGGGCTGACGCTCAGGGCGCTGCGCGGCCGGATCACCACGCTGCGCGTGGCGGACGTCGCCAAGGCCGCGGGTCTGAGCCAACCGACGTGGAGTCAGGTCGAGACCGGAGTCGCGATTCCGTCGAGCGAGCACCTGGCAGCGGCGGCGAAGATCCTTGAGGCGACGGACGAAGAGGTCGCGACCCTGCTCGCACTACGCGAACGCGCCAAGCGCCGCGAGTGGTGGCACGAGTACAACGACATCACCTCGCCCAACCTCTCGAAGCTGATCGGCTACGAGACCTCGGCGATCGACACCAAGATGTGCGCTGGAGGCTGGGTTCCTGGCCTGCTACAAACTCCCGACTGGGCGCGAGCGGCGATCAACGTCGCGGGAGCCAAGACCCGCCCTGAAGATGTCGAACGGGCAGTCGAGCTACGGATGCGACGCCAGGCTGTGCTGGATAATCCACGCGCTCGCCTGCACGCCATCTGCGGCGAGGAGTCCATCCGCTACCGCGCAGGCGGATGGGACGTCCAGACCACGCAGTTGAGGCATCTGCTGGAGGTAGGCGAAGCCGAGAACATCACCGTCCAGATCCTCCCGTTCACGGCGGGTCTGCACATCGGACACTCGCAGCCCTACTCCATTTTCGAGTTCGGTGAGTTCGATCCGCCGATCGTTCACCAGGAGGATCTCGTCGAGGTGACCTTGACCGACAATCCAGCCGAGGTCCGCAGGTGCAAGTATGCCTTCGGGGTACTCGAAGGACTCGCACTGTCGGTCGAGAACTCCCGGAAGCTCATCGAGTCGATATTGAAGGAGTAG
- a CDS encoding S8 family peptidase gives MGDTRTTRRLATLGLAAVSAAALALTNPAVASAEADVLGADRADAIAGSYIVALRDSASPRALSNSTADSLVKKHGGQVRTAWQHALNGFHASLSPTQARRIAADPRVQFVQADLPVKITGTQTNPPSWGLDRVDQRNLPLDNKYTYEQTASSVTAYVIDTGIRTTHQDFGGRATWGTNTVDSQNTDCHGHGTHVAGTVGGTSYGVAKQVKLVAVKVLNCQGSGSSSAVVNGINWVTSNARKPAVANMSLGGGADSAIDSAVRSSINAGITYAIASGNDNKDACSSSPARVTEAITVNATTNTDGRASFSNFGTCTDIFAPGNGITSAWKDSDTSTNTISGTSMATPHVAGAAAIYVANNPSATPAQVATGLYGASTPSKVTSPGSGSPNRLLYIEATAPQTPPVITNPGNQSTAVGSPVNLQLAATGGTPPYSWAFSGLPAGLNGNASGLVSGSPTTPGSSTVNATVTDAANQKASVTFTWTVTPVSQNCDEATNGDDVQIGDQSDVSSSISVQCSGNASATTTVKVDIVHTYIGDLVVDLVAPDGTVYNLHNRAGGSTDNIAKTFTVDASRSAATGTWKLRVRDQAYVDTGYINSWSLDV, from the coding sequence ATGGGAGACACCCGCACGACCAGAAGACTGGCTACGCTCGGCCTGGCAGCCGTGTCGGCCGCCGCGCTGGCCCTGACCAACCCCGCGGTCGCGTCCGCGGAGGCCGACGTGCTCGGTGCCGACCGCGCCGACGCCATCGCCGGGTCCTACATCGTCGCGCTGCGTGACTCGGCGTCACCGCGCGCGCTGTCCAACTCGACGGCGGATTCCCTGGTCAAGAAGCACGGCGGCCAGGTCCGCACCGCATGGCAGCACGCGCTCAACGGCTTCCACGCGTCGCTGTCCCCCACCCAGGCCCGGCGCATCGCCGCCGACCCGCGGGTGCAGTTCGTCCAGGCCGACCTGCCGGTGAAGATCACCGGCACGCAGACCAACCCGCCCTCGTGGGGTCTGGACCGCGTCGACCAGCGCAACCTGCCGCTGGACAACAAGTACACGTACGAGCAGACCGCGAGCAGCGTCACCGCGTACGTGATCGACACCGGCATCCGGACGACCCACCAGGACTTCGGCGGCCGGGCCACGTGGGGCACGAACACCGTGGACAGCCAGAACACCGACTGCCACGGCCACGGCACGCACGTCGCCGGCACCGTCGGCGGCACCTCGTACGGCGTGGCCAAGCAGGTCAAGCTCGTCGCGGTGAAGGTGCTCAACTGCCAGGGTTCGGGCAGCTCGTCGGCCGTCGTCAACGGCATCAACTGGGTGACCAGCAACGCCCGCAAGCCCGCGGTCGCGAACATGAGCCTCGGCGGCGGCGCCGACTCCGCGATCGACAGCGCGGTGCGCAGCTCGATCAACGCCGGTATCACGTACGCGATCGCGTCGGGCAACGACAACAAGGACGCGTGCAGCTCCTCGCCGGCCCGCGTCACCGAGGCGATCACCGTGAACGCGACCACCAACACGGACGGTCGCGCGTCGTTCTCGAACTTCGGCACCTGCACGGACATCTTCGCACCGGGCAATGGCATCACGTCGGCGTGGAAGGACAGCGACACGTCGACGAACACCATCTCCGGCACGTCGATGGCCACCCCGCACGTGGCGGGCGCCGCGGCGATCTACGTGGCGAACAACCCCAGCGCCACCCCGGCGCAGGTCGCGACCGGTCTGTACGGCGCCTCCACCCCGAGCAAGGTCACGAGCCCGGGTTCGGGTTCGCCCAACCGCCTGCTCTACATCGAGGCGACCGCGCCGCAGACCCCGCCGGTGATCACCAACCCCGGCAACCAGTCGACCGCGGTCGGCTCCCCGGTGAACCTCCAGCTGGCCGCGACGGGTGGCACCCCGCCGTACTCCTGGGCGTTCAGCGGTCTCCCGGCGGGCCTCAACGGCAACGCGTCCGGCCTGGTCAGCGGCTCGCCGACCACGCCCGGCTCGTCGACGGTGAACGCCACCGTCACCGATGCCGCCAACCAGAAGGCGAGCGTCACGTTCACCTGGACGGTCACCCCGGTCAGCCAGAACTGCGACGAGGCCACCAACGGTGACGACGTCCAGATCGGCGACCAGTCCGACGTGAGCAGCTCGATCTCCGTCCAGTGCTCGGGCAACGCCTCGGCCACGACCACGGTCAAGGTCGACATCGTCCACACCTACATCGGCGACCTGGTCGTCGACCTGGTGGCGCCGGACGGCACCGTCTACAACCTGCACAACCGTGCGGGCGGCAGCACGGACAACATCGCGAAGACGTTCACCGTCGACGCGTCGCGCTCGGCCGCCACGGGTACGTGGAAGCTGCGCGTGCGTGACCAGGCGTACGTGGACACCGGCTACATCAACAGCTGGTCGCTCGACGTCTGA
- a CDS encoding GbsR/MarR family transcriptional regulator — translation MTERDPQAVLRFIERFSALLTEAGMPRMPSRVFVALLCTDAGALTAAELAELLRISPAAVSGAIRYLTQVNLVARERETGSRRDVYRVYDSLWHEAIFRREQMLHRWEGPIRDGIGMLGADTPAGQRINETFEFFRFMSEQMSDLLARWRAQRADLRDS, via the coding sequence GTGACGGAGCGGGACCCCCAGGCAGTACTGCGCTTCATCGAGCGGTTCTCCGCCTTGCTCACCGAAGCGGGCATGCCGCGCATGCCGTCCCGCGTCTTCGTGGCGCTGCTGTGCACCGACGCCGGCGCGCTCACCGCCGCCGAACTCGCCGAACTGCTGCGCATCTCGCCCGCCGCGGTGTCCGGCGCGATCCGCTACCTCACCCAGGTCAACCTCGTCGCCCGCGAACGCGAGACTGGCTCACGTCGTGACGTTTACCGGGTTTACGACAGCCTGTGGCACGAGGCGATCTTCCGCCGCGAGCAGATGCTGCACCGCTGGGAAGGGCCGATCAGGGACGGCATCGGGATGCTGGGCGCGGACACTCCCGCAGGTCAGCGCATCAACGAGACGTTCGAGTTCTTCAGGTTCATGAGCGAGCAGATGTCCGATCTGCTCGCCCGCTGGCGGGCGCAACGGGCGGACCTGCGCGATTCCTGA
- a CDS encoding ABC transporter ATP-binding protein yields the protein MTSAISVSGLVKTFGPTRALDGLDLTVDVGEVHGFLGPNGSGKSTTIRVLLGLLRADGGSASLLGGDPWRDTTALHRRLAYVPGDVDLWPNLTGGEVIDLLGRLRGGLDVRRRDELLERFELDPRKKGRTYSKGNRQKVALVAALASNVELLVLDEPTSGLDPLMEEVFQECVREVRGERTVLLSSHILAEVEALCDRVSIIRAGRTVETGTLADLRHLTRTSVDADLVAVPAELTALPGVHDLVVEGSRVRFEVDTERLDEALRCLVSGGVRTLTSRPPTLEQLFLRHYAEAES from the coding sequence ATGACATCCGCGATATCCGTGTCGGGCCTGGTCAAGACGTTCGGTCCGACACGCGCGCTCGACGGCCTCGACCTGACCGTCGACGTCGGAGAGGTGCACGGCTTCCTCGGCCCGAACGGGTCGGGCAAGTCCACCACCATCCGGGTCCTGCTGGGCCTGCTGCGCGCCGACGGGGGCTCCGCGTCGCTGCTGGGCGGCGACCCGTGGCGCGACACCACGGCACTGCACCGACGACTGGCGTATGTGCCCGGCGACGTCGACCTGTGGCCCAACCTGACCGGCGGCGAGGTGATCGACCTGCTCGGCCGCCTGCGCGGCGGCCTCGACGTCCGGCGGCGCGACGAACTGCTGGAGCGCTTCGAGTTGGACCCGCGCAAGAAGGGGCGCACCTACTCGAAGGGCAACCGGCAGAAGGTCGCCCTGGTCGCGGCCCTCGCCTCGAACGTCGAACTGCTCGTCCTGGACGAACCGACCTCGGGCCTTGACCCCCTGATGGAGGAGGTCTTCCAGGAGTGCGTCCGGGAGGTGCGCGGCGAGCGCACGGTGCTGCTGTCGAGCCACATCCTGGCCGAGGTGGAGGCCCTGTGCGACCGGGTGAGCATCATCCGCGCGGGCCGCACCGTGGAGACCGGGACGTTGGCCGACCTGCGCCACCTCACCCGGACCAGCGTGGACGCCGACCTCGTCGCCGTGCCCGCGGAGCTGACCGCGCTGCCGGGCGTGCACGACCTGGTGGTCGAGGGGAGCCGGGTCCGGTTCGAAGTGGACACCGAACGCCTGGACGAGGCGTTGCGCTGCCTGGTCTCCGGCGGGGTGCGCACGTTGACCAGCCGCCCGCCGACGCTGGAGCAGCTCTTCCTGCGGCACTACGCGGAGGCGGAGTCGTGA
- a CDS encoding ABC transporter permease, with protein sequence MTGTGTLLRLALRRDRLLLLVWVVGLVGITLVTVSGLQELYGTLESRRQLASTAAVNPAFLALLGPLSDHTTLGGVLAWRWGVFGGLLVGLMSLFLLTRHTRAEEESGRLELLGSAVVGRHAPLAAAVVVGLLAPTLVGGLVAAGLIGLDQPVAGSVAFGLAFASPGWVFTGVSAVAAQLPEGARTANALGGAVLGGTYLLRAVGDAAGDHGPTWLTWCSPLGWAQRVEPYAHDRWWVLLLPVIATVLLVGLASVLVTRRDLGAGLIATRPGPAHTSLAGPFGLAWRLHRGTLLGWTFGMLVLGAVYGAVARGVEEMLDANPALERVIAQMGGTGSLVDVYFASIFGIIGLFSAIHAVTTVLRLRVEETSHRVEPILATTAGRWRVACAHLLYATLGTAVVLTAAGLGAGLVHGVRTGDVAAQLPRLVGAALAQAPAVWVVTGVAVLLFGVLPKATSAAWAFLVGFLVLGQLGPLLRLPGWVTDLSPFTHVPKLPSAHLDAWPLVWLTAVAGASILVGLAAFRRRDIG encoded by the coding sequence GTGACCGGCACCGGGACGTTGCTGCGCCTGGCCCTGCGCCGGGACCGGCTGCTGCTCCTCGTCTGGGTGGTCGGGCTGGTCGGGATCACGCTGGTGACCGTGTCCGGACTGCAGGAGCTGTACGGCACGCTCGAATCCCGGCGGCAACTCGCGTCGACGGCGGCCGTGAATCCGGCGTTCCTCGCTCTGCTCGGCCCGCTGTCCGACCACACCACGCTCGGCGGCGTCCTCGCGTGGCGGTGGGGCGTGTTCGGCGGTCTGCTGGTCGGGCTGATGAGCCTGTTCCTCCTCACCCGGCACACCCGGGCCGAAGAGGAGAGCGGTCGGCTGGAACTGCTCGGGTCGGCGGTCGTCGGTCGCCACGCGCCGCTCGCGGCGGCCGTCGTGGTCGGCCTGCTCGCCCCGACCCTGGTCGGCGGCCTGGTCGCCGCCGGCCTGATCGGCCTCGACCAGCCGGTGGCGGGCTCGGTCGCGTTCGGCCTGGCGTTCGCGTCGCCCGGCTGGGTGTTCACGGGCGTGTCGGCGGTGGCCGCCCAACTCCCCGAGGGCGCGCGTACCGCGAACGCCCTCGGCGGCGCCGTGCTCGGTGGGACCTACCTGCTGCGCGCGGTCGGCGACGCGGCGGGCGACCACGGACCCACGTGGCTGACCTGGTGTTCACCCCTGGGCTGGGCCCAACGCGTGGAGCCCTACGCGCACGACCGGTGGTGGGTGCTTCTCCTTCCGGTGATCGCCACGGTCCTCCTGGTGGGCCTGGCGTCGGTGTTGGTCACCCGCCGTGACCTGGGTGCCGGCCTGATCGCCACCCGTCCCGGTCCGGCACACACGTCCCTGGCCGGACCCTTCGGCCTGGCGTGGCGCCTGCACCGGGGCACCCTGCTCGGCTGGACGTTCGGGATGCTGGTGCTCGGCGCGGTGTACGGCGCGGTGGCCCGCGGCGTCGAGGAGATGCTCGACGCCAACCCGGCCCTGGAACGGGTGATCGCGCAGATGGGCGGCACCGGGTCGCTGGTGGACGTCTACTTCGCGTCGATCTTCGGGATCATCGGGCTGTTCAGCGCGATCCACGCGGTGACCACCGTGCTGCGGCTACGGGTGGAGGAGACGTCGCACCGCGTCGAACCGATCCTCGCCACCACGGCCGGGCGGTGGCGGGTGGCGTGCGCGCACCTGCTGTACGCGACGCTCGGCACGGCGGTCGTGCTGACGGCGGCGGGTCTGGGCGCGGGCCTGGTCCACGGCGTCCGGACCGGCGACGTCGCGGCCCAACTGCCCCGGCTCGTCGGCGCGGCCCTGGCCCAGGCCCCGGCGGTGTGGGTCGTCACGGGCGTGGCCGTGCTGCTGTTCGGCGTGCTGCCCAAGGCCACGTCCGCGGCGTGGGCGTTCCTGGTCGGCTTCCTGGTCCTGGGACAACTCGGCCCGCTGCTGCGGTTGCCCGGGTGGGTCACCGACCTGTCGCCGTTCACGCACGTGCCCAAACTGCCGAGCGCCCACCTCGACGCGTGGCCCCTGGTCTGGCTGACCGCCGTGGCCGGCGCGTCGATCCTCGTCGGCCTGGCCGCCTTCCGCCGCCGCGACATCGGCTGA
- a CDS encoding GAF domain-containing sensor histidine kinase, giving the protein MSDLAWDSETNRVAALHALRLLDTPREERFDRITRMAQDVVHAPIALVSLVDLDRQWFKSCVGLDATETSRGTSVCSFAIRHDEVFEVEDLTADERFADFPVVREAGLRFYAGQPVAAPSGHKIGTLCVLDRVPRRLTPVEHTRLKALATWVELECAVVQATLGAQDAERAKRDFVAMVSHELRTPLTSVHGSLELLASGRFGVLEERASQLLDIAVNNTDRLVRLSDDVLDLSKVRCDQLRLHPTSVDLDRVVVTAVHAVEGTAERDGVPLTTEVEPVTVRGDADRLVQAVTNLLSNAVKASPRGHAVTVGCTSDGSLARIKVVDEGSGIPADQVQRIFEPFVQLGRGGSGLGLTITRGIVDAHGGAIAVESVPGKGSTFTMTLPLAGPHVDRPWW; this is encoded by the coding sequence ATGAGTGACTTGGCGTGGGATTCCGAGACCAACCGGGTGGCGGCGCTGCACGCGTTGCGCCTCCTGGACACTCCGCGCGAGGAGCGGTTCGACCGCATCACGCGGATGGCGCAGGACGTCGTGCACGCGCCGATCGCGCTCGTGTCGCTGGTGGACCTCGACCGGCAGTGGTTCAAGTCGTGCGTGGGGTTGGACGCGACCGAGACCTCGCGCGGCACGTCGGTGTGCTCGTTCGCGATCCGGCACGACGAGGTGTTCGAGGTCGAGGACCTGACCGCCGACGAGCGGTTCGCCGACTTCCCCGTGGTGCGCGAGGCGGGCCTGCGGTTCTACGCGGGCCAACCGGTCGCCGCGCCGTCCGGGCACAAGATCGGGACGCTGTGCGTGCTGGACCGCGTGCCGCGCCGGTTGACGCCGGTCGAGCACACCCGGCTCAAGGCGTTGGCGACGTGGGTCGAGTTGGAGTGCGCGGTCGTGCAGGCGACGTTGGGCGCACAGGACGCGGAACGGGCCAAACGCGACTTCGTGGCCATGGTGAGCCACGAGCTGCGGACGCCGTTGACCTCGGTGCACGGTTCGTTGGAACTGCTGGCCAGCGGCCGGTTCGGGGTGTTGGAGGAGCGGGCGAGCCAGCTCCTGGACATCGCCGTGAACAACACCGACCGGTTGGTGCGGCTGTCCGACGACGTGCTCGACCTGTCGAAGGTCCGCTGCGACCAGTTGCGCCTGCACCCGACCAGCGTGGACCTCGACCGTGTGGTCGTGACGGCCGTGCACGCCGTCGAGGGCACCGCCGAACGCGACGGCGTGCCGTTGACGACGGAGGTCGAGCCGGTGACCGTGCGCGGCGACGCCGACCGGCTGGTGCAGGCGGTGACGAACCTGCTGTCCAACGCGGTGAAGGCGTCGCCGCGCGGGCACGCGGTGACGGTGGGCTGCACGTCGGACGGTTCGCTGGCCCGGATCAAGGTCGTGGACGAGGGCAGCGGCATTCCCGCCGACCAGGTCCAACGCATCTTCGAACCGTTCGTGCAGCTCGGCCGGGGCGGCTCCGGCCTCGGGCTGACGATCACCCGCGGGATCGTGGACGCCCACGGCGGCGCGATCGCCGTCGAGTCGGTTCCCGGCAAGGGCAGCACGTTCACCATGACGCTGCCCCTGGCCGGCCCGCACGTCGACCGCCCCTGGTGGTGA
- a CDS encoding MFS transporter, with protein MRPRLAVLYAGGVLGPFGGAMTSSVLPELGRDFAVDPGTAAVSVTAYLVPFAALLLVSGTYGMRWGARRTVLVAYVLYALASVLCAVAWAFPVFLAGRAAQGVANAFTTPLLLATIASVTPAARLGRALGLFASLQSLGQTSAPLVGGLSAEVSWRLAFVGAAVVATVLAVAGLPADPARGERPRLRSAWAPPTPRLAMVGFVAWCCVGGLSFLVALRLGDVFGIGASQRGLVLTGFGVAGIVAARSTGRLVERWGATRCVLVGALAGGLLIAGAGALPGVLAVAGAWALAGAVSQVVVVGLNAAVLGGVGDNRGGAVSVVQSLRFVGGAVAPVAFVPLYAVAPSIAFLVPAALVMTAVPTLLAGHPKR; from the coding sequence GTGAGGCCGCGGCTCGCGGTGCTGTACGCGGGCGGGGTGCTCGGGCCGTTCGGCGGCGCGATGACGTCGTCCGTGCTGCCCGAACTGGGACGTGACTTCGCCGTCGACCCGGGCACGGCCGCCGTGTCGGTGACCGCGTACCTCGTGCCGTTCGCGGCGTTGCTGCTGGTCTCGGGCACGTACGGGATGCGCTGGGGTGCCCGTCGCACGGTCCTGGTCGCCTACGTCCTCTACGCGCTGGCCTCGGTGCTGTGCGCGGTGGCGTGGGCGTTCCCGGTGTTCCTCGCGGGTCGCGCGGCGCAGGGCGTGGCCAACGCGTTCACCACGCCGCTGTTGCTCGCCACGATCGCGTCGGTGACTCCGGCCGCACGGTTGGGCCGGGCCCTGGGGCTGTTCGCGTCGCTCCAGTCGCTCGGGCAGACGTCGGCACCGCTCGTGGGCGGGCTGTCGGCCGAGGTGTCGTGGCGGTTGGCGTTCGTCGGGGCCGCGGTCGTGGCGACGGTGCTCGCCGTAGCCGGACTGCCCGCCGATCCGGCCCGGGGCGAACGCCCCCGGTTGCGCAGCGCGTGGGCGCCGCCGACGCCGCGGCTGGCGATGGTCGGGTTCGTGGCGTGGTGCTGCGTGGGCGGTCTGTCCTTCCTGGTGGCGTTGCGGCTCGGGGACGTGTTCGGCATCGGCGCGAGTCAGCGTGGCCTGGTGCTGACCGGGTTCGGCGTGGCCGGGATCGTGGCGGCCCGGTCGACCGGGCGGTTGGTCGAGCGGTGGGGCGCGACGCGGTGCGTGCTCGTCGGCGCGCTGGCGGGCGGCCTGCTGATCGCGGGCGCGGGTGCGTTGCCGGGTGTCTTGGCGGTCGCCGGCGCGTGGGCGTTGGCGGGCGCGGTGTCGCAGGTGGTCGTGGTCGGGCTGAACGCGGCCGTGCTCGGCGGCGTGGGTGACAACCGGGGCGGCGCGGTGTCGGTCGTGCAGTCGCTGCGGTTCGTGGGCGGCGCGGTGGCACCGGTGGCGTTCGTGCCGCTGTACGCGGTGGCGCCGTCGATCGCGTTCCTCGTGCCCGCCGCGCTGGTCATGACGGCGGTGCCGACCCTCCTCGCGGGTCACCCGAAAAGGTGA
- a CDS encoding PAC2 family protein, translating to MTDPDQAAQTPYDPEEPLTDPIMVAAFEGWNDAGDAASTAIEHLQLTWDAKPLAEIDPDDYYDFQVTRPTVRMVDGVTRRVEFPTTRLSVCRPPGASTDVVLVHGIEPNMRWRKFAGELLGHIDRLGITTVVTLGALLMDTPHTRPVPVTGTAYDAAAAAKFGLERSRYEGPTGIVGVFQDLCVQRGVPAISFWAAVPHYVSQPPSPKATLALLHRVEEVLDIEVPLGALPEQAEEWERTVSEMADEDEDVRNYVRALEERGDAEIQITESSGDDIAAEFERYLRRRGRGPGRGPTGL from the coding sequence GTGACCGATCCGGACCAGGCCGCCCAGACCCCCTACGACCCCGAGGAACCGCTCACCGATCCGATCATGGTGGCGGCCTTCGAGGGCTGGAACGACGCGGGAGACGCCGCCAGTACGGCGATCGAACACCTCCAGCTGACGTGGGACGCGAAGCCGCTCGCCGAGATCGATCCGGACGACTACTACGACTTCCAGGTGACCAGGCCGACCGTCCGGATGGTGGACGGCGTGACCCGACGGGTCGAGTTCCCGACCACGCGCCTGTCGGTGTGCCGCCCGCCGGGGGCGTCGACCGACGTGGTGCTGGTGCACGGCATCGAGCCGAACATGCGGTGGCGCAAGTTCGCGGGCGAACTGCTCGGCCACATCGACCGGTTGGGCATCACGACCGTGGTGACGCTGGGCGCGCTGCTCATGGACACACCGCACACCCGTCCGGTACCCGTGACCGGCACGGCCTACGACGCCGCCGCGGCGGCCAAGTTCGGCCTGGAGCGGTCCCGATACGAGGGTCCGACCGGCATCGTCGGCGTGTTCCAGGACCTGTGCGTGCAGCGGGGTGTGCCCGCGATCTCCTTCTGGGCCGCCGTGCCGCACTACGTGTCGCAGCCGCCGTCGCCCAAGGCCACGCTCGCGCTGCTGCACCGGGTCGAGGAGGTCCTCGACATCGAGGTGCCGCTGGGCGCGCTGCCCGAGCAGGCCGAGGAGTGGGAGCGCACGGTCAGCGAGATGGCCGACGAGGACGAGGACGTGCGCAACTACGTGCGGGCGCTGGAGGAACGCGGCGACGCGGAGATCCAGATCACCGAGTCCAGCGGTGACGACATCGCCGCCGAGTTCGAGCGCTACCTGCGGCGACGCGGGCGCGGTCCGGGGCGTGGCCCGACCGGTCTGTGA
- a CDS encoding HAD family hydrolase, translated as MVEAVLWDMDGTLLDSEKLWDIPLAEFVATLGAELSAATREAMVGSNMATTMRMLYAEAGLDPTPAEIAEGSDWIRRRTEEVFREGLPWRPGAREALRDVRASGVPMALVTSTERALTEVALDTLGRDLFDVTVCGDEVDGLNKPLPEPYLKAARHLGVEPARCVAVEDSPTGATAAVAAGCVVLVVPCDVPVPSGERRVFRDSLVGVDLTTLARVLHG; from the coding sequence GTGGTCGAGGCCGTGCTGTGGGACATGGACGGCACGCTGCTGGACTCGGAGAAGCTGTGGGACATCCCGCTGGCCGAGTTCGTGGCGACGCTGGGCGCGGAGCTGTCGGCCGCGACCCGCGAGGCGATGGTCGGGTCGAACATGGCCACGACCATGCGGATGCTCTACGCCGAGGCGGGCCTGGACCCCACGCCCGCGGAGATCGCCGAGGGCTCCGACTGGATCCGGCGGCGCACCGAGGAGGTCTTCCGCGAGGGGCTGCCGTGGCGGCCGGGCGCGCGTGAGGCGTTGCGCGACGTGCGTGCGTCGGGCGTGCCGATGGCGTTGGTGACGTCGACCGAGCGCGCGTTGACCGAGGTCGCCCTGGACACCCTCGGCCGCGACCTGTTCGACGTGACGGTGTGCGGCGACGAGGTGGACGGGCTGAACAAGCCGTTGCCCGAGCCGTACCTGAAAGCGGCCCGGCACCTGGGCGTGGAACCGGCGCGGTGCGTCGCGGTCGAGGACTCGCCGACGGGTGCGACGGCGGCCGTGGCCGCCGGGTGCGTGGTGCTGGTCGTGCCGTGCGACGTGCCGGTGCCTTCGGGCGAGCGTCGAGTGTTCCGCGACTCCCTGGTCGGGGTCGACCTCACGACGCTCGCCCGCGTGCTACACGGCTGA
- a CDS encoding CbtA family protein — MSDYKNLLLRGVGAGGVSGLLAGLVGFFVVEVPIKAALAVEEARSAAEPVEEGGHEHGELVSRGVQEYGGVLAAVIVGIAIGALFATAYAASRRWLPAASPYARSVALSAAAFGAAALLPAVKYPANPPGVGDPETVGVRTLTYLLLIAAGLLVAYGAGYLATRLGHLAAPVRSAAVAVAVVVAVVVILVAFPATPDSVPADIPAGLLWEFRLKSLAETATLWLGLGVVFGLLVDPAVRRAKVASAV, encoded by the coding sequence ATGAGCGACTACAAGAACCTCCTGCTGCGCGGTGTCGGTGCGGGAGGTGTTTCCGGCCTGCTCGCCGGACTCGTCGGCTTCTTCGTCGTCGAGGTGCCGATCAAGGCCGCGTTGGCGGTCGAGGAGGCCCGTTCGGCGGCCGAGCCCGTCGAGGAGGGCGGCCACGAGCACGGCGAACTGGTCAGCCGGGGCGTGCAGGAGTACGGCGGCGTCCTGGCGGCGGTGATCGTCGGCATCGCGATCGGCGCGCTGTTCGCCACGGCGTACGCGGCCTCGCGTCGTTGGCTGCCGGCCGCCTCTCCGTACGCCCGCAGCGTCGCGCTGTCGGCCGCCGCGTTCGGCGCGGCGGCACTGCTGCCGGCGGTCAAATACCCGGCCAACCCGCCGGGTGTGGGCGACCCGGAGACGGTCGGCGTGCGGACGTTGACCTACCTGCTGCTGATCGCGGCCGGTCTGCTCGTCGCCTACGGCGCCGGGTACCTGGCCACGAGGCTGGGCCACCTCGCGGCACCCGTGCGGTCGGCGGCGGTCGCGGTCGCGGTCGTCGTGGCCGTCGTGGTGATCCTCGTGGCGTTCCCGGCCACGCCCGACTCGGTCCCGGCGGACATCCCGGCGGGCCTGCTGTGGGAGTTCCGCCTGAAGTCGCTGGCCGAGACCGCCACGCTGTGGCTGGGCCTGGGTGTGGTGTTCGGGCTGCTGGTGGACCCGGCCGTGCGCCGGGCGAAGGTGGCGTCAGCCGTGTAG